GCGGAACCTTTTAAATCTCTATCCTCTGCTTTTATAGTCTGCTTTTCGGTTCCGTAGAAAGGGAAAGCCACGGACGAGCGAGCGaatcttttttcccttttcagatGGCCAACACTAACGACCATCGTTAATCATATTCATCTGCCAAAACatttatcattttcattagaaaaGGATCATCATTTTGCATAGAAATAATTGACCTCCTTCCTCTCCGATCCCAATATTTGTGTCGTGcgtgagaaagagagggagggtgGTTGTGGAGCTTCGCATAATctcaattttagaattttgtaACCAGTTCGCTACAAATTCAATCATACCACAAATATGTGCATCAAATATATGCAGACCTGAACAAGGTTTAGGAGCCGTTCGCGAACAAGCTTGAACAAGGCGAATCGTTCAACTTCGGCTCGTTTAGTGGCTCCAATACACAGAGGGAGGAAGTACCATCCTAAACTCTTTCTTCCTCgattcagaaaaaaataaaaaagaagaagaaatttacAGGCCACACAAAAGAATTGCAGATCagaccaaaagaaaatgaaggcgACCCACCATCTTACGGAGCTATAGATCATGCTGATCTCCTAAAGTAGAACCGGACTCTTGTCCCAACGTCTCTGAATCAGCATCAGACCTCGCCGCCACCTCCCTCCGCCTCAAGGACATCAATTCGCCGATAACCAAGGGAACCGACAGAACCACcgtcctcctccttctcctcctcctcccttcttcctctccctcaaCACCACCAGCAGCAGCCGGCTTCTTCTCTTCCACCGGCATCTGAAACCTACAGACAGGGCAGGTGCTGTGTTTTTCCAACCACTTCATTATGCAGCCATGGTGGTACCTATGCCTGCAGGGCATCTCCCTCGCCTCCCCATCTGCGCCAAACCCCTCCAAGCACACAACGCACCGAGCTTCCTCATCCTCCACCACCACGCTTGCCAACGCCTCCACAGCTTCCTTGGAGGCCGGAGAAGAAGAGGGCTCGCCGCCGCCGAAGATCCAACCATTCCTCAGGATCTCGTTCTCTATGAATTCGCTCAGCAGCTCATCGGAGCTCCTCGTTTGGACGATGATGGCCTGGTTTGCAGGATCGACCAGGATGATCCTCTCCTCCACCTGGTCCTCCTCTCTCCCCTGGCTCTGCTCCTGGCTCGTCTCAGGACCGGCATCGGAGGACGGTGTTTCAGGGGAAACCGATGAAGCACTTGGGTTTGCAGGAGAAGCGACGAGTCCGAAGAGCAAGGGGAGAAGGAGGGGGATGGAGCCGCTACTGATCTGCTCCAGGAAGCCTGTGTTGCAGTAAGGACACTGCAACTCGGGCCCATCAGCAGTCGCCGGGTTCACGGTCACCGTTCTTGAACAGGTGTGGCACCAATACGGAGGTGCGGTGGAGGGAGGCAAATCGATGGTGGTAGCAGCCAtgaccttttctttctcttttttttttcctgggtATCTGTCGCCTGTTGgagtggaggaggaggaaaggagGACGAAAAAATATCGGAGGgtgggaagaagaagacagtGAATCTAAACAGGGACAAAAACAGAGGAAAGAGACTTTATACGGGAAGGTGAAGGTGAGGCCGCGGGAAGGCTCGCGTGAAGGTCTGAGAAGGATCTAGAAAGCGGCAGTCTTTATCTGATGCCGTCACGAACAATTCATTAGTAGGGGGTTGCCATGGATGTGGCTCCTGAAGTCGGCTGTCAATAAGTCGGTCTGCCATGGCTCATCAGTCATCCCCACAAGAGCGCACATAAAATCTTCACCGCTCCAGGTGGGCTCTCCGGCGAGCtcgggctctctctctctctctctctctcacgcacacacatacacaagtGCGTGCCAACGCTTGAAATGAACGCTATTTTCTCTAAGGCCCAACTATCGTTGACATTGGAATGTAATGAATGTTAGGTAGCCACCTTCTCATTTCCCTTTCAAACAAGGGAAATATATTGGACACCATGTTTAAGGCAACAATTTTCCAAATATTTGCATTGTTATaccttttcttttatgcatCATTTCCTGTTTTCCGCCCCTTTTTAAAACATTCGCCCTCGCTAGACCACTGTTGAACTTGTAGAGAACCCTGTATTTGCTTCATATAATAAACTCGAAAAGATCATTAACATGACATATGTATGCAAAGGCAAACTCGGTCGGaacaacaaaacaaatcattcaACATAAGTCCTAGCTAGTAAGAATTATTTACAACCTAACCTAGTTTCTACCATCCATTTTTTGTGTAAGAGAAAATTTGGAGGCTAGGTTTCTGGGATGCATGTCTTTAAAAGTGGAACCCGCCGATGACCCAAATAAGATATACTGATATACATACATAAGTATCGAAAGAAGTGCATTCCCTGCATATCCACGGAAGAAGCTACCATTTCTACTTCCTGTCCATCATCAAAACCCTGCTCCGTTAAATGCCTCGATGTCCAAAAATTAATCACCATGTCTGCTCGGGGAAGCCAACTAACGAAGCACAAACAAATATGGTAATTGAACAACGTGCCTTCATCTATTTAGGTACGAAGGGCAGTTCAACTATTTGAAGGTAGGCCATGATCTTTGAGTCTGGCCCTCCTTGCTATTCACAGTCTCAAGATTTAGAAATTTAATGGCACGATGTCTATCtacctctttctctttctctttccaatttgtGCGATGGTCTTGCGGTATAGATACAATTTGCATggtctcttttttctttcgttAGTAGCCTTGCCAAATTTAATGGCAcgatatctatctatctatctttccctctttttctctttccaatttgtGTGATGGTCTTGCGGCACAAATACAATTTGCATAGTCTCTTTTCTCTTTCGAATAGATGaaaagtttttcatttgatgATATCATGGATATCTACCTTTATTAAATGCAATTTGAATATGGTTTTCACtgagcattttttttcatgggcatgAGATGACGAAGGGCTTTTTTCGTACATCGTGCTTACAGCTTGCTTTAACCTTTTGGTGTTGGCTGGTTTCCTCATAATCTCCTTTGAGCTGGGGGGCCATACTCGACCATCCAAAACTCTTGCATGATTTATTTTGTTGGACCACACTCAGACTCAAAATAACTTCAAAAGCTCTGGTTTTCATCTTACAAGCACACATCTTTTATGTTATTGTGCCGGAGAAACTAGCACTCAACTGTTATGGTTTATCGAGTGTTGTCGCAAGATCTTTATGCGCTTACCTGATCCATAACTCCTATTGAAGTAAAAAAACATATCTACAATTCAGGACTTGATCTATAGACCAgttagagtgagaaacaaaaaaaaaatggcatacCATTTAGAGAATTTagttgtttatgttttggtgagTCATTTGGAACTCTATGGatgatattatttataggaatgAGGTTGTCTTACTTCAAGGTCCTCTATTTTGTATTATGTCTGGTAATTTATGAGAAAATGGTAATATCTTCAACTTCTTATAAGAATTAATAGTTGAACTTTAAATGTAATCTCTAAATAGATTGAAAAACGAACAATCATAACTCCCATGCATGTTTTTGAATAATATCCTGGCTAGCTGTATACATGTAACTGGTGCCCATGGTAAGGCAGTGGGAGAGGGGGAGGGCCATTCACGTGGTTCTGTGGGGGCAGAACACGGGGCCCGAGCAAACACGGGGAAGGACGGCTGAGCGGGCCCAATAGAATGGGAAGCCATTTCCTGCCCACATGACCATGAAGAAGCTCATCCTTCCACTGTTAAAAATCTATGCTCCTTTTTCTGCCAAACAATCGCCCGAGCTCATCGATCACCATCTCTCGAATAACGCTGGCCGACAATGGAACATGACACTTTTCACTGTGAAGTTAACACACTGAGCGGCCCATACCCATCCGTTTGCAGAGAAATTAATTTCTGCCTCTGGTCTTTACGCTAGCTAGCTAGTCATCGACTCAGACGTTCCAATAACCCAAACTAGCATAGGACGTAGCTGGGTACAGTAAACCTCTCACTGTCAAACACGCGGTTCCCCCTCCTCTTAAGAAAAGTAGACattaagaaatatttttctttcccaACAGGCAAGCTGAGGATGGACAGGTCCTTGACAAATTATGTCAAAGAGATCGAATTAAACAACTGGGTGATTGAAGTCTTGGACAAGTTTAAAACTTGAAGGTCTTCTAACCGACTCAAAAGTCATGGATATTATAGCCTTTAAAGATTTTCTTTCGAAAGGCAAGATGTCAGAATTTGAGGCTTGTCAATGAATTATTATGACAGTTAAAGCCGTGGACATGTATGCTGGTACGTTGGGGCCTCAATTTCTCTCTATATGCAGCAACAGAATTTGCCAAAGTGCAAGCTATATGtctaaatatatatagttaatattGACATGTACATGACATGGACCACCTTCACAATTATGAAACTGTAGAACATTACTATTGACCAAGGGTCCCTATACTATTCCTCTCATTCCACCGCCCTCACCAACTACTGCACCAATTTCAGCTGTATATAATGTCTTCTTGGAAAACGATAACAGGGTTTTCAATTGTTTGGAAAATGCAGGTGAGCCCGTGCCCTCTTCATGGCGCCCATTAGCGTCCGCGACTCTGGtccttgtgttttttttttttttttcattgattaaGTACATTGCACTCGAACTCAAAGCTACATCGTTGAAACTGCATTTATGAAAGATGATTTCTTGTGGTTAATTGATTTGGCCCTTTTGCAATGGGTGAAATAGAGGCATCGGATAATTATCGGTGCAAGATGAGCTGCTGCCATCAGctagaaaggaagaagaagatctaACGTGGAGTGGATGCTTTGAAG
This window of the Nymphaea colorata isolate Beijing-Zhang1983 chromosome 2, ASM883128v2, whole genome shotgun sequence genome carries:
- the LOC116246958 gene encoding E3 ubiquitin-protein ligase MPSR1-like, with product MAATTIDLPPSTAPPYWCHTCSRTVTVNPATADGPELQCPYCNTGFLEQISSGSIPLLLPLLFGLVASPANPSASSVSPETPSSDAGPETSQEQSQGREEDQVEERIILVDPANQAIIVQTRSSDELLSEFIENEILRNGWIFGGGEPSSSPASKEAVEALASVVVEDEEARCVVCLEGFGADGEAREMPCRHRYHHGCIMKWLEKHSTCPVCRFQMPVEEKKPAAAGGVEGEEEGRRRRRRRTVVLSVPLVIGELMSLRRREVAARSDADSETLGQESGSTLGDQHDL